A window from Citrus sinensis cultivar Valencia sweet orange chromosome 5, DVS_A1.0, whole genome shotgun sequence encodes these proteins:
- the LOC102618678 gene encoding probable disease resistance protein At4g27220, protein MVESIVTVVLEVVKCLAPPTQRQLDYLRNYNENIQKLEAETESLKVEIRSIERRVFGAEKKGEKSEEKVEKWLVSANKIIDEVNAKFMEDEETATKRCLKGLCPNLKARYQLSKKAETQVKALVECREEAGRLDRISYLTYPDKIWLKSHKGYEAFGSRLSTLKCIQNALTDVNVSIVGVYGMGGVGKTTLAKEIVRQALADKLFDQITFSEVSETVDIKKIQRDIAEDLGLAWHEETESRTASRLYEQLKNEKKILVVLDNIWKHLDLETVGIPFGDDYRGCKLLLTARDRNVLLDMDSKHNFFIDNLNEEEAWRLFKTMAGDYVENRQLKSTATDVAKGCGGLPIALATTARAMRDKTVHEWKNALRELQTPSVMNFEGLPADTYSRIELSFKYLKGEQLKKIFLLCSLMGNSIFTSDLFKYSMGLGILQGVKKMEDARNQLYALAYKLKDACLLLEGGSNEQFSMHDVVRDVGISIACRDQHVFLAKNEDVLELPDKEALENCFAISITGCRIQELPQGLECLQLEFLYVSPKDSYLQINIPENFFAGMRKLRVVDFTGMQLYCLPSSIDLLVNLQTLCLDQCMLGDIAIIGRLKNLEILSFLKSDIVQLPEELRELTKLRLLDLSNCLRLKVIAPNVLSSLTRLEELYMKNCFIEWEVESPNSGRCTASLVELLQLPRLTTLEIDVKNDSILPEGFFAKKLERFKISIGDESFKPPVLANEWFRSRRLLISNPSSLRTIKLKLSSKPICSKKMQGIQNAEYLCLDKLQGVNNVLFDMDTEGFLQLKHLHVQNNPEFSCVVDSTERVSRDAFPLLESLTLYNLINMERVCTDRLKVESFCELKTIKLGKCDELSNIFLLSSTSCLPRLERIAVFDCDKIEEVFAIGGEPDVDNYNTMEQTEFAALKCLHLRKLPKLESFCSEVKRPNTQESQEELTAITCSNEISLLEEDKLDTSTPLFKEKVVLPSLEDLKLVGINVEKIWQNQLPAMFLCFQSLTKLIVGKCHKLKCIFSTSMLRSFEQLRQLNIYNCMGLLEIISEGADQVPPCFIFPRLTFLRLRKLPELRCLYPGMHTSEWPALKMLKVFGCDKIKLFGSELSSFHGNIDKNQLHIPAQQPLLLIEKIFPSLEKLLLSGKDFRMILQGDYPQNLFGSLKYIKVADDDSACFPLGLLEKFQNLEILFLSCTSYTEILSNEGHSEKHVGKFSQVKHLQPYKLNDLKHLWKQDSKLDSILANLEILRVYCCQNLTVLLPSSSVSFWNLTDLQVWGCKKLMNLVTSSTAKSLVRLMTMKVCGSKAMTQVVVSEEDGAEDEIVFSKLKTLSLLDLDSLTSFYSGNYTFKFPSLQDLEVIGCPKMKIFTTGELCTPPRVNVWYGEGDGECRWANDLNGTVRELHAEKMLEGSSSNLRKYDW, encoded by the exons ATGGTGGAAAGCATTGTTACTGTTGTTTTAGAAGTTGTGAAATGCTTGGCTCCTCCGACACAACGCCAACTTGATTACTTGCGTAACTACAATGAAAACATTCAGAAACTCGAGGCAGAAACCGAGAGCCTGAAGGTTGAAATTAGGAGCATTGAGCGCAGAGTTTTTGGGGCcgaaaaaaaaggagaaaagagTGAAGAGAAAGTCGAGAAGTGGCTGGTTAGCGCCAACAAGATCATTGATGAGGTGAATGCCAAATTCATGGAAGATGAAGAGACTGCAACTAAGCGATGTCTCAAGGGGCTGTGTCCTAATTTGAAGGCTCGCTATCAGCTTAGCAAGAAAGCAGAGACACAGGTGAAGGCCCTTGTTGAGTGCCGAGAAGAAGCCGGTCGACTTGATAGAATTTCCTACCTTACCTATCCGGACAAGATATGGCTCAAGTCCCACAAAGGTTACGAGGCCTTTGGATCAAGGCTTTCTACTTTGAAGTGTATACAAAACGCTTTGACTGATGTTAATGTCAGCATCGTTGGAGTGTACGGCATGGGCGGCGTTGGAAAGACGACTCTAGCGAAGGAGATCGTTAGGCAAGCCTTGGCAGACAAGCTCTTTGATCAAATAACCTTTTCAGAGGTTTCCGAAACTGTAGACATAAAAAAGATTCAGCGGGATATTGCTGAGGACTTGGGTCTGGCATGGCATGAGGAAACTGAATCTAGAACTGCGAGTAGACTGTATGAACAGTtgaagaatgagaagaagattCTTGTGGTTCTAGATAACATATGGAAGCATCTTGATTTGGAGACTGTTGGAATTCCTTTTGGTGATGATTATAGAGGTTGTAAACTCTTGCTGACAGCAAGAGATCGTAATGTTTTGTTGGATATGGATTCTAAACATaacttctttattgacaacttaaatgaagaagaagcttgGAGATTGTTTAAGACGATGGCGGGTGATTATGTTGAAAATCGTCAGCTGAAATCTACAGCAACAGATGTAGCAAAGGGATGTGGAGGTTTGCCTATTGCCTTAGCCACAACAGCAAGGGCAATGAGAGACAAGACTGTGCATGAATGGAAGAATGCCTTGCGAGAACTTCAAACGCCTTCAGTGATGAACTTCGAAGGACTGCCGGCAGATACTTATTCAAGAATCGAGCTGAGTTTCAAGTATTTAAAAGGTGAGCAGctcaagaaaatttttctgCTTTGTAGTCTAATGGgtaattctatttttacttCAGACCTGTTTAAATACTCCATGGGTTTGGGTATACTCCAAGGAGTCAAGAAGATGGAAGATGCACGAAACCAATTATATGCATTGGCCTATAAACTTAAAGACGCTTGTTTGTTGCTTGAGGGAGGTAGCAACGAACAATTTTCAATGCATGACGTCGTTCGCGATGTTGGCATATCAATTGCTTGCCGGGACCAACATGTATTTTTGGCAAAAAATGAGGATGTGTTGGAGCTGCCGGACAAGGAAGCACTTGAAAATTGCTTTGCGATTTCTATAACAGGTTGCCGTATTCAGGAGCTTCCTCAAGGATTGGAATGCTTGCAACTCGAATTTTTATATGTATCTCCCAAAGACTCTTACCTTCAAATCAATATTCCTGAGAACTTTTTTGCAGGGATGCGGAAGCTTAGAGTTGTAGATTTTACTGGGATGCAATTATATTGCTTGCCATCTTCAATTGATCTCTTAGTAAATCTTCAAACACTATGTTTAGATCAATGCATGTTGGGAGACATAGCTATTATTGGAAGGTTGAAGAATCTGGAAATCCTTAGCTTTTTAAAATCAGATATTGTGCAGTTGCCTGAAGAACTACGTGAATTGACTAAGCTAAGGTTGTTAGATTTATCCAATTGTCTCCGGCTAAAAGTTATTGCACCCAATGTCCTATCAAGCTTAACTCGATTGGAAGAACTCTACATGAAAAATTGCTTTATCGAATGGGAGGTTGAAAGCCCCAATAGTGGAAGATGTACTGCCAGCCTTGTTGAGTTGTTGCAATTGCCTCGACTGACCACTCTAGAAATAGATGTAAAAAATGATAGTATTTTACCAGAAGGCttttttgcaaaaaaattagaaaggtTCAAAATATCAATAGGAGATGAGTCATTCAAGCCTCCCGTGCTTGCGAATGAATGGTTCCGTAGTCGGCGGCTTTTGATCAGTAATCCTTCGAGTTTAAGAACCATTAAGCTGAAGCTTAGCTCAAAGCCTATTTGCTCGAAGAAAATGCAGGGCATCCAGAATGCTGAATACTTGTGTTTGGACAAGCTGCAAGGTGTGAATAATGTTCTTTTCGATATGGACACTGAGGGCTTTCTACAGTTGAAGCATCTCCATGTTCAAAATAATCCTGAATTCTCGTGTGTTGTTGACTCAACGGAGAGGGTATCTCGCGATGCCTTTCCTCTTTTGGAGTCACTTACTCTTTACAATTTGATTAACATGGAGAGGGTGTGTACTGATCGACTCAAAGTAGAGTCTTTCTGTGAACTTAAAACCATAAAATTGGGAAAATGTGATGAGTTGAGTAATATCTTCTTGCTGTCTTCCACAAGCTGCCTTCCCAGACTTGAGAGGATTGCAGTTTTTGATTGCGATAAGATTGAAGAGGTCTTTGCAATTGGTGGAGAACCAGATGTCGACAACTATAATACAATGGAGCAGACAGAGTTTGCTGCATTAAAATGTTTACATCTGCGGAAGCTTCCAAAGCTTGAAAGTTTTTGCTCTGAAGTAAAGAGACCAAATACACAAGAGTCGCAAGAGGAATTGACAGCTATTACTTGCTCGAACGAAATCAGTTTGTTGGAGGAGGACAAGCTTGATACTTCGACACCGCTTTTCAAGGAGAAG gTTGTGCTCCCCAGCTTGGAGGATTTGAAGCTGGTTGGAATTAATGTCGAAAAGATTTGGCAAAATCAACTTCCAGCCATGTTTCTTTGCTTTCAAAGTTTAACTAAATTGATCGTGGGGAAGTGtcacaaattaaaatgtatattttcGACTTCTATGCTCAGAAGCTTTGAACAACTCCGACAGCTGAATATATACAACTGTATGGGTTTGCTTGAGATTATTTCCGAAGGAGCAGATCAAGTGCCACCTTGTTTTATCTTTCCGCGGCTGACATTTCTAAGACTACGTAAACTACCAGAACTTAGATGTTTATATCCTGGAATGCATACTTCGGAATGGCCGGCACTAAAAATGTTGAAGGTCTTTGGTTGTGACAAAATAAAGTTATTCGGTTCCGAATTATCTAGCTTCCATGGAAACATTGATAAGAATCAGCTTCATATCCCAGCGCAACAGCCCCTGTTGTTGATCGAAAAG ATCTTCCCCAGCTTGGAGAAACTCCTATTAAGTGGAAAGGATTTCAGGATGATTTTGCAGGGTGATTACCCACAAAACCTATTTGGCAGTCTTAAATACATTAAGGTTGCGGATGATGACTCGGCTTGTTTTCCACTTGGTTTACTtgagaaatttcaaaatctggAAATCCTCTTTCTGAGTTGTACTTCATACACAGAGATATTATCAAATGAAGGACACTCGGAGAAGCACGTGGGCAAGTTCTCACAAGTAAAACATTTACAGCCGTACAAACTGAATGATCTGAAGCACCTATGGAAACAAGACTCCAAACTGGACTCCATTCTTGCAAATCTTGAAATTCTACGAGTATATTGTTGTCAAAATCTGACTGTTCTATTGCCATCATCATCGGTATCGTTTTGGAATCTAACAGATCTGCAAGTTTGGGGTTGCAAGAAATTGATGAATTTGGTAACATCCTCCACAGCAAAGAGTCTAGTGCGCCTCATGACAATGAAGGTGTGTGGGAGCAAAGCAATGACACAAGTGGTGGTAAGTGAGGAAGATGGAGCAGAAGATGAAATTGTTTTCAGCAAATTGAAGACGTTGTCTCTGCTTGATTTAGATAGCCTCACAAGTTTCTACTCTGGCAATTACACCTTCAAATTCCCATCTCTACAAGATTTAGAAGTGATTGGTTGTCCCAAGATGAAGATTTTCACTACAGGAGAATTATGTACACCGCCGAGAGTAAACGTGTGGTACGGAGAGGGAGATGGTGAATGTCGCTGGGCTAACGACCTTAACGGTACAGTACGAGAGTTACATGCTGAAAAG atGTTGGAGGGGTCGTCATCTAACTTGAGGAAGTACGATTGGTGA
- the LOC102622038 gene encoding disease resistance protein RPS5-like: protein MVEIAVAIAVKVAECLVHPIIHPFAYCCNYKSNLEKLKNEVQKLRGAKESVQQKIDDAKRSGEDIEQRVENWLITADEILDAAARIIEGTEDTTNRLCPNLNTRYQVSKKAAREVKAAAELLQQEGRFDKVSYRTVPEDVWLTSIKGYEAFESRMSTLNDVINALKNPDVHMIGAYGMAGVGKTMLVKEVARQAKADKLFDEVVYAEVSQRPDVKKIQGQIADKLGLKFYEESESGRARKLCERLKKEKKILVILDDIWTNLDLENVGIPFGVRGCRVLMTARSQDVLSSKMDCQNNFLIGVLNESEARDLFKKLVGDKIENNDLKSLAMNIVKACRGLPIAIVTIARALRNKNTFEWKSALRELTRPSSGSFSGVAAEAYKTSELSYNHLEGALKTARLRAVPNWELDEEYCWAGDLNTTLQHLNEKMAKRRMTEVEYESEMSTSEEIEEEEEEENAERPMILLDTDEDEDEEYGEDDEDEEYSEYDEDEEYGEDDEDEEDDGEDDDIHSY, encoded by the exons atggTTGAAATTGCGGTCGCGATTGCTGTAAAAGTTGCTGAGTGCTTGGTACACCCCATAATTCATCCGTTTGCTTACTGCTGCAACTACAAGAGCAACTTAGAGAAACTCAAAAATGAAGTTCAGAAGCTGAGGGGTGCCAAAGAGAGTGTCCAGCAAAAGATTGATGATGCTAAAAGAAGTGGGGAAGATATTGAGCAGAGAGTTGAGAACTGGCTGATTACTGCTGACGAGATCTTGGATGCTGCCGCAAGGATCATTGAAGGCACAGAGGATACAACTAACCGATTGTGTCCTAATTTAAACACCCGCTATCAGGTTAGCAAGAAAGCAGCTAGGGAGGTGAAGGCAGCAGCTGAACTCCTGCAGCAAGAAGGGAGATTTGATAAAGTTTCCTACCGTACAGTTCCAGAAGACGTATGGCTTACTTCCATCAAAGGTTACGAGGCTTTTGAATCAAGAATGTCCACTTTGAATGATGTGATAAATGCCTTGAAGAATCCTGACGTTCACATGATTGGGGCGTATGGAATGGCCGGGGTTGGGAAGACAATGCTAGTGAAGGAAGTGGCCAGGCAAGCTAAGGCTGATAAGCTCTTCGATGAGGTGGTTTATGCAGAGGTATCTCAGAGGCCAGACGTAAAAAAGATCCAAGGACAAATAGCAGATAAGCTGGGTTTAAAATTCTACGAGGAGAGTGAATCCGGAAGAGCAAGGAAACTATGTGAGCGattgaagaaagagaagaagatcCTTGTGATTTTAGATGACATATGGACAAATCTTGATCTTGAGAATGTGGGAATTCCTTTTGGAGTTAGGGGATGCAGAGTTTTGATGACAGCAAGAAGTCAAGATGTATTGTCAAGTAAGATGGATtgtcaaaataatttcttgattGGTGTTCTAAATGAAAGTGAAGCTCGGGATCTGTTTAAGAAGTTAGTgggtgataaaattgaaaacaatgatTTGAAATCTCTAGCAATGAATATAGTAAAGGCATGTCGAGGTTTGCCTATTGCTATTGTTACAATAGCTAGGGCATTAAGAAACAAGAATACATTTGAGTGGAAGAGTGCGCTGCGAGAACTAACAAGGCCTTCCTCAGGTAGCTTCTCAGGAGTGGCAGCTGAGGCGTACAAAACTTCAGAGTTGAGTTACAATCATTTAGAAG GTGCTTTGAAGACAGCTAGGTTACGAGCAGTTCCAAATTGGGAACTGGATGAAGAATATTGCTGGGCAGGTGACCTCAATACAACACTTCAGCACTTGAATGAAAAAATG GCTAAACGTCGCATGACAGAGGTTGAATACGAGTCTGAGATGTCGACGTCAGAGGAAAttgaggaggaggaggaggaggaaaaT GCTGAGCGTCCCATGATCTTATTGGATACTGATGAGGATGAAGATGAGGAGTACggtgaagatgatgaagatgaggaATATAGTGAATATGATGAAGATGAGGAGTATGGTGAAGATGACGAAGATGAGGAGGATGATGGTGAAGATGATGATATCCATTCATATTGA